A single genomic interval of Desulfonatronum sp. SC1 harbors:
- a CDS encoding phosphate ABC transporter ATP-binding protein encodes MTPQPLLEINDLTVRFSGQAVLSGINLSIHPGELVMAVGPSGSGKTTLLRAVNRLNEEFSGCETSGRIRIHLHGRWLDCYAKDVSLPELRLRMGMVFQHPNVLPFSIYKNVALPLRVSLGLDKAMVEQRVKQALKDVWLWDEIKDRLHDNALKLSGGQQQRLCLARALALEPAILLLDEPTASLDFKATRKIEALFQDLKQRYAILAVTHSLGQMRRLADRALVLRDGELVSELSRVDLENQESCRRIMEEIF; translated from the coding sequence ATGACACCGCAACCTCTCTTGGAAATCAACGACCTGACAGTGCGTTTCAGTGGTCAGGCCGTTCTGTCGGGAATCAACCTGAGCATCCATCCCGGCGAACTGGTCATGGCCGTGGGGCCGTCCGGCTCCGGCAAGACAACGCTGCTGCGGGCCGTGAACCGGCTGAACGAGGAATTCTCCGGGTGCGAGACCAGCGGGCGGATCAGGATTCATCTGCACGGTCGCTGGCTGGACTGCTACGCCAAGGACGTTTCCCTGCCCGAACTGCGTCTGCGCATGGGCATGGTTTTCCAGCACCCCAACGTATTGCCCTTTTCCATCTACAAAAACGTGGCCCTGCCTCTGCGCGTTTCCCTGGGGCTGGACAAGGCAATGGTGGAGCAGCGGGTCAAGCAGGCGTTGAAGGATGTCTGGTTGTGGGACGAGATCAAGGATCGCCTGCACGACAACGCCCTGAAACTATCGGGCGGGCAGCAGCAACGGCTTTGCCTTGCAAGGGCCCTGGCCTTGGAACCGGCCATTCTGCTTTTGGATGAACCGACAGCCTCCCTGGATTTCAAGGCCACCAGGAAAATCGAAGCGTTGTTTCAGGATCTGAAACAACGCTACGCCATCCTTGCCGTGACCCACAGCCTGGGACAAATGCGTCGCTTGGCGGACCGGGCGCTGGTGCTGCGCGATGGAGAGCTGGTTTCGGAGTTATCCCGGGTCGACCTCGAAAACCAGGAGAGTTGCCGGCGGATCATGGAGGAAATATTCTGA
- a CDS encoding HAD family hydrolase, whose product MLHIDVPGWKPLALEHLVLDFNGTLALDGRLLPGVRERLDGLALMLEIHVLTADTFGSVQDQMRGIVCAVSVIPESGQARAKAAYLDNLGPSGCVAVGNGRNDALMLQAASLGIALLQEEGAAPGTMAVADVVCRSVCDALDLLANPLRLSATLRG is encoded by the coding sequence ATGCTGCATATCGACGTACCCGGCTGGAAGCCCCTGGCTCTCGAGCATCTTGTCTTGGACTTCAATGGCACCCTGGCCCTGGATGGGCGACTGCTGCCCGGTGTGCGCGAACGACTGGACGGTCTGGCGCTGATGCTGGAGATCCATGTGCTCACGGCGGACACCTTCGGCAGCGTACAGGACCAGATGCGGGGAATCGTCTGTGCGGTTTCGGTCATCCCGGAGTCCGGGCAGGCCAGGGCCAAAGCCGCGTATCTGGATAACCTCGGTCCTTCCGGGTGCGTCGCCGTGGGCAACGGCCGCAACGATGCCCTGATGCTGCAAGCCGCGTCCCTGGGCATCGCCCTGCTCCAGGAGGAAGGAGCCGCGCCGGGGACCATGGCCGTTGCCGACGTGGTCTGCCGATCCGTTTGCGACGCCCTTGATCTCTTGGCGAACCCCCTGCGCCTGTCGGCGACCCTTCGGGGGTAG